Within the Opitutaceae bacterium TAV5 genome, the region CCCCATACGCCGTCGGCGATGCCGTTGGTGAGGGCGAGATCGCCGCCGAGTTTGAGGGTGAGTTCGCTGTTGGCGGCGTAGTTGCCGAGGCGGATTTGGGTGATGACGCCGGAGCCGGTGGTGGCGAGGGTCTTGGTGCCGGTGGCGCCGCGGAGGGCGAGAATGGGGACGGTGATGTTGGTGGAGAAGGACTGGTCGGCGGCGCCGCTGGTGGCGTTGCCGTTGAGATAAATGTAGGGCAGGCCCTTGGTGCTGGCCAGGGTGTCGGAGAGTGTGACGTTGTTAAGGACGTTGGTCGCGCCTTTGAGCTGGAGGATGCCTTGTCCGGCGTTGCCGGCAACACGTTCGATGGTGCCGCCGTTGGCGGTGAAGTTGCCGAGGAGGGTGGTGCGGGTGTCGACGGCGGCGGCCGAGTTGAGGGTGATGAGGCCGCCGGCGTTGAGGGTGACGTTGGCATCAATGGTGGGACTGCTGGAGGAATCGGTGGCCAGGAGGACGGCGTTCTGGCCGATGGTGAGCGCGCCGCGAGTGGTGGCATCTCCGATTTTCAGGGTGGTGCCCGCGCCGAGTTGGAGTTGCGCGGTGCCGAGGGCGTCGTTGCCGCCGAGGGCAATGTCGCTGGCAATGGTCAGTGATTTGGAGACGAGTAGGGTGTTGGCGAAGCCGGACGCGGCCTGATCGAGGATCAGTGTGCCGAGCAGACCGCTGGCGGCGGAGTCATAGGTGACGGTCTGATCGGCGGAGCTGCCGGTGATGGTGGCGGTGTCGCCTGCTCCGGGAGCCGCGGTGTCGGGGGTCCAGTTGGTGGCGGCGGACCAGTTGCCATCGCCGCCGTTCCAGGCGGAATCAGCAGCGATGGCCGGTGTGGCGGCCAGCAGGACGGTGAGTGCCAGGGACATTACAGGGCGTCCGGCGGTGTGTTGGCGGGATATGTTCATGGTGGTTGATGTGTGCGGTGTGCGTTGCGGGTTTCCGGGGAGGGCCGGATGGGGGAAAGGGCTGGTCAGGTGCGCGGGTGTTGGAGGTTAGCAGCGAGGCGAAACGGGATCAGTAATTGTCGAGACCTTCCCACTGGGAGCGGCCACCGGAGGGAGGATTGCCGCCGGGAGCGACACCGCCGGCGATGTTGCTGCCTGTCAGTTTGATCCAGCGGGCGCTGCCACTCCAGGTGCCGACATGAAAGCCTTTGCCGTCCCATGGCTTGCGGTCGTTTTTGATGATGCCATCCAGCGATCCGTCCCACCAGTGGGTCAGGTCGGCAACGATGGCACGGCGGGCGGGGATATCGGAGTCGCGGTATTCGGCATAGCCGCTGTAGGGAGGAGAGAAAGAGTAGAGGTTGATCTGGTAACCGGCCATGAGCGTTTTCTGATACGCGATGGTGTGCTGAAGTCCGCCGGAGCTTCCGTTGGAATCACGCTGGTAGAATGGGCACATGAGCACATCGGGGGTCCGTGTAAGGGAAGAAGGATTGTTGTATTGTTCCTGCAATGACAGGTAGGGGAGGAGATAGCCGACGTTGTCGAGCGCGCCGTTGCTGTTGAGAATGAGCCTGGGGTCGCCGCTTTTGCGTGCCGGGAAAACGCCTTTGTTCTCCTGCCGGCACATCATGTGGGCGATGGCGAGTTGGCGGATGTTGGAGGCGTTGGCGGCCTTGCGGGCACTTTCGCGGACCTTGCTGACCGTCGGAATGATGATGGCGGCGAGAATGCCGATGATGGCGATGACGGTGAGGAGTTCGATGAGTGTGAAGGCGGATGCAGCCGGACGGGCAGCGGTGCGGGCATTGCGCAGGCAGGGGCGGGTTATCGGGGCGGAGGTAGCTGCGGGGTTCATGGATTTTGCGGCGTTATCGAGTGTCGGGTTTCAGGTGTCGGGCAGACGCGGGAATGGCGAGGGTTCTTCGGGAGCGGCGGAAGATGTCAGGGCATCCGGGGGCGGAGACTTTCGCCTTCGCGGAAATCGGGATTGATGAGGATTTGCCGGTCCTGGGCGCCGGTGTTGAGGAGGCGGAGAACGGCGGCGGCAAACTTGTCCATGGGGGTGACGAGGGTGGCGAGTTTGGGCTGGACGATGCGGGTGAGTTCGGAGCCGTCGTAGCCGAGGAGCGAGATGTCTTCGGGGACACGCACGCCGAGGCGGGAGAGGCCGAAGAGGGCGCCGGCGGCAGCGTCGTCGGAAATGCCGAAAATGGCGGTGGGGCGACGGTTCGCGGGACGCTGTTGCCAGAGATTTTTGATGGTGTGCGCGGAGGCTTCGGAGGAGTTTTCCCAGACGTGGGCGCCGCAGTGGAGAACTTCGGCTTCGGAGGGGACGTCCAGCCCCAGCTCGCGGGAAATCTGTTCGAAACAGGCCACGCGTTCGATGACTTCGGGGACTTCCTCGGGTTCGCTGACGAGAAAGAGGATGTGGCGGTGGCCGGCGCGGGTGAGGTGCTGGAGCCCGAGGCGGATGAAGGCGGGGTTGGAGATGCCGACGCTGTTGCAGGAGCAGCCGGGGAGGGGGGGGCCGATATGGACGGTGCGGTAGCCTTCCTGCGCGAGGAGGTTGTGGAGGTCGATGGTGGCATGGGGAGTGTTGCCGAGAAACACCACGCCGCCTTCGGAGGGTCCGAACGAGATCTGGCGTTTGCAGGTCTGCCAGTCGTCTCCGCGGTTGAAGGAGATCAGGGTGAGGGTGGCTCCCTGGGCACTGGTCCGGGCGGTAAGGGCGGCGAGGTGGGCGGAGTTGGAATAGCTGGGGAAGTTCGGGGCGATGACGGCGATGTTCCTGAGGGTGGTGTCACTGGCGGGGCGGCGAGTGATGACGGTGCCGAGGGCGCGTTTGCGCTGGATGAGGCCTTCTTCAACGAGGCCGTCGAGGGCGCGGCGGACGGTGGCCTGCGAGACGTTGAGGAGATCGATGAGGGTGTTTTCGGGGGTGAGTTTTTCGACGTGTGCAGGGGTGGACCGGATGACGCGGCGGAGCGAGGCGCGGAGCTGGACGTGGAGGGGGATGCCGTTGTCGCGGTCGAGAACGATGGAGCGAAGGTTTTCTTCCCAATTCCATGCCGGGCTGTTGGTTTCTCGATGGTCTCCCATCTTGTTCAAAACGCTGGCAGTCACTCGTCCGCCGCTGGCTTTTCGCGGCGCGGCAGATGTGGTGGTGACTGGGGTGATGAGGTTCGATGAAACCATTGTTCCTAAGTTTCGATTCTTCGAAGAATCGAAACTTGTGGTTTATTCGCAAGCTCAAAATAGGGGTTAATTTATAATGAGTTTGTGGTTAGTAGGTTATGGTGTAATTGTGCCTGTGATCAACACTTGCTCAGGCTTGGGCCGGGGCGGAATTGAGGGGCAATCAGAATCTGGCGAGGGGGGGATTCAGTGGAATCGTCGGTAGAGCGGGGTTCGTCGAGCAGTGAAAGGAGGGCGGCGGCAGAGGTGTCCATCGGTGTGACGAGGGTGGCGAGGCGGGGTTGGACGGCCTGGGTGAGCGGGGTGCCGTCGTACCCGAGCAGGGAAACATCGTCGGGAATCCGGACTCCGAGGTGGGCGAGGCTGTAAAGGGCGCCGACCACACAGGCGTCGGAAACGCCAAAAAGGGCGGTGGGGCGCTTGTTCGGAGCACGCTGTTTCCAGAGGGCGGTGACGGCGCGCCCGGAGACTTCGGAGGGATCGTCCCCGAATACGCAACCGCCATGGATGACTTCGGCGCGGGGGAGGCCGAGCTCCCGGGCGAGTTCCTCAAAATGGCGGACGCGCTCGACGACTTCGGGGTGTTGCTCGGGTTCGCCGACGAGAAAGGCGATGCGCTGGTGGCCGGCGTCGCGGAGGTGTTCGAGTCCGGTGCGGACGCAGGCGCGATTGTCGATGCCGACGGCGGGGCAACTGCATCCCTCAAGGGGAAGTCCGATGGCCGCGGTGCGGTAGCCTTGCGTGGCGAGAATATTGTGGAGGTCGTGAATCGTGGCGGGAGGAAAACCGCCGAGAAACAAGACGCCGCCTTCCGCCGGGGAAAAATCAATGCGGGACCGGGTCGATTGCCAGTCGTCGCCTCTGGTGATGGCGACGAGGGAGACTTTGGTGCCCCGCGCGTTGGCTTGCGTGGTGATGGCAGTGAGGTGGGCGGAGTTGGAGTAATTGTCGTTGCCGGGAAAAATGAGCGCGATCCGGGAGACGGCCTGGGTCGTGGCGGGGGCGATGCGCGCCTGGCCGGATGCCGGGGTGAACGGGGACAAGGTGTTCGGGCGGTTGCGGGTGATGAGGGTGCCGAGCGCCCGGCGGCGCAGGATGAGGCCCTCGTTGACGAGGCCGTCGAGCGCGGTGCGAATGGTGGCCTGCGAGACGCCGAGGAGCGTCATCAGCGTGTTTTCGGCAGGCAGTTTTTCGACGTGGGCCGGGACGGTTTGGAGGATGCGGCGGAGGGACGTGCGGATTTGAACGTGCAGCGGAATGCCGCCTTCACGGTCAATGACGATGGCGCGGATGAGTGGTTCCCATTCGAAGCTGGAAGCGGCAGGAGTGGCGGAGGGGAGTGATGAGTTGTTGGAGGTTGCGTTGTCCATTGCGCGGGAAACCGATTGTGCCGGTTCGATGCATGATGGCGGAGGATGTTGCAGGCAACGGCAATAGCTGGATTGGGGCGGCCAGGGCTTGGCGGCCTGGTGGAAGCGTCCGAATGCGATCCTGGCGGTCCGGCTGGGTCTTCTCTGGGCCGATCTCGAGGACTCGTTCGAGCGAGTCCCGCGCCCGCGCGACACCGAGGGGCCGAACGCCGCGCCGTGAGAGGACGTCGAAGTTTGCCGAGGGCGGTTGCATCAGGGACAGACAAAGATAGGCCAGAGATCGGGGGTCTTTTGGTCGCCGAGGCCGTCGGAGAGCTTGACCCATTGCTTGCGGCCCTTGGCGTCATTGTCGTTCACGATGAATGTGAGGCGGAAGCTGTCGGAGGGCGGTTTCCCGTCCTTGCCGCCGAGCGCGGCCCACGGCAGGCGGATGCGATAGGTGGCGGCGGCGGATTGGTCGCGCGAGACGGTGTAGTTGACCGGCGGATCCAGGCGTCCGAGCGGGAGGGCGCTGTCGGGCGTGGTGGAAAAGACCCAGCCGCCGGTCTTGCCGTCGTTGCCGAGCGCGAGGCCGAGTTCGATGTAGCCTGAATCGGTTTCAAGCAGCCGGATGCCGATCTGGAGGCTGTCCCCGGCCCAGAGTTCTTCCCGGATGTTGGTCTGGTGATGGACATCGTCACGGGCGACCACCTCGATGTGCAGGGCCGCGCCATCATGGGCGATACGGGCGGTGGCGCTGAGGTCGCCGGGGCCGTGCCAGTGCATGGCGGGCAAGGGCTCGGCGGAGTAGAGGTTGAAGATGTCGGTCTGGCGGTCGAGCCGGGCGAGGGGAGGGAGGCTTCCGATCCCGGAACCGGAGGCGAGCGCGGGGACTTGTTTCGCGAGAACGAGGGGGATGCGTGCCGGCAGGTCAAGACCGGCTTCCGGGATGGAAAGGTGGAGATTGAGCACAGGACGGTGCTTGTCGTTGGATGATGGCGGCGGGGATGCCGGGGCGAGGTGCAGGTCGAGCGATTGGCGAACGGTTTCACCGGGCTTGAGGGTGATTGGCGGATGGTCCGCGGGCAGGGTGAGGCCGGGGAGGTCGGAGGTGAGCCGGAGTTGCGCGGTGGCGGCGGCAGCGAGTGGATTTGATATCTGGATACGCAGGGGGGAGGGCGCATCGGGGATGAGGACGAGAAGCGGCGGTGCGTCGAGGATGGGCTTGATAACGAGGCGTGGAGCCTGGTCGTGGTTTATATGAACATAAACGGGCTCACGGGAGAGGTCGATCACGGCGCCCTGATCGGTGATGGAGGCGGGAAGGGGGTTGCCCATGAGGTTGAGCACTTGAGTTATGCGAGCTTGTGAGTTGTCCGTGCCGAGCCAGACCGGGACGTTTCGGCTGGAACCTTCCTGCCAGAGGACAAGGACGTGCGAGGCGTGTTGGCCGGCCGGGGAGTCCGTCCGTTCGTAAAGGTGCGCCCACGTGCCGGGAGGAAGCTCGGCGGCGGGAAGGGAGCTGTGGTAGCGGGCGGAGCCGAGTTCGCGGATGAGGTTTTGGTAGGCGGACCAGGCGGGTTTGGGCTGGCCGTCGTAGCGCGTCAGGCCGAAGTGGTGTTCGGGTTCGCGCGGATCGAGGCCGTCGTCGCGGAGGTTGTACCAGAAGTAGGCGGAGATGCCCTGCGCGGGCGAGGTCGTGAGCTTTTTCACGAGGGTGAGAGCCTGCTCATGTTCTCCACCGGCGAGAAGGGTGTGGTGCCCGCCTTCGTTGATCCAGAGCGGCATGTCGGGAGAGAGGTTTGCCAGGTGCTCGCCGACTTCGGCCCGGCGGGTGAGGAACTGGGCAAAGGTATGGTAATCATGATACGCAAAAACGTCCCAGTTGGACTTGTCGGCCCTGGCGACAAACGTTTGGACGAAGTCGGGATTGGGCTGGCGCTTGACCATGGCGAGGCCGCCGTTGAGGACCTGGGCGCGCGGGGAGGCTTTTTTGATGAGGGCGGAGCTTGTGTTAAAAAGCTCGATATACTGTTCGGTGGTGGCGCGCCAGAAGCTGATGTCGGGCTCGTTCCAGATTTCCCAATAGCGGGCGCGCTCGCCGTAGCGTTCCATGACGGTGCGGACGTAAGTGTGCCACGGGGTGAGGCGGGGGGCGGTTTTGTTCCAGTCGTTCCAGTCCTTGGCGTTGGGGTCGCCGGTGGAGGCCCAGCGGGTGGTGTAGGCGAAGATGGGCTGGATTTCGATGCCGAGCGGGGTGAGGGTGTCGAGGACTTGGTCGGCGGCTTTCCAGTTCCATTGTCCCTCGGAGGGCTGGGTGCTTTCCCAGCCGGCGAGTTCGGTGCGGATAATATCGATACCGAGGCGGTCGGCGAGGGCGGCTTCTTTTTCGAAGAGGGGCGTGCCGATGTGGCGGCGCATGTGGGAGCAGAGGCCGTAGCGGAAGTGCCGGCCGGTGCTGCGCGGAGTGTGGCCGACGGAAAAGGTGCGCGTCTGGCGGTCGATCAGGGCGTCGCTGGTGTCGCGGAGTTCGAGGGCGACTTCGTGCCAGCCAAGGGCGGATGGCGTGTGATCGAGGTTGATGACGGCGTTGTCGCCAGGTGGGATTGCAGGGACGGGGATTTCTCCGGAGGGAGCGGGTGTATCGGACGGGTTCGCTTGCGGCCAGGCGGAGACTGTCCAGACCAGACGGGAACCGCTCAAGGGAGTTGTCGTGGAGGGATTGACCAGCGTGATTCTCCATTTCAGGGATTCGCCGGGAGCGTAAACTTCCACGGGCTGGCCGGTGCGGATTTTGCGAATGGCGGACGGTGGCCGGGTTCCTGGCGGATTTGCCGCGTGCGATGCAACGGGATCAACGATACAGGCGAGCGCGGTCAGAGCCGCAAGGGAGACGAGGCGAAGCGGGGGATGTGAAAATTTCACGGGACGGCGGTGACATCGATGTTGTCGAGGAAGAGGATGGCGGCGCCATGGCGGTCAACCGGGGCGAAGTCGGCGACGGTGGAAAGGCGGTCGATGGACTTGGGCGCGGAGGCGAGCCAGGGAACGGCGTTGGCGACTTTTTTGCCGTCAAGCCAAAGGTCGAGGGTGCGGGCGGTGATGTCGAGTTCTGCCTTGAGAGCGTGCCATTTGCCGGGTTGGTAAGCTCCCACCGTGAGGCGGGTGGTGTCGCCTTTGTTGGCGTGGAGGATGATTTTGCCATCGGCAAGAAGGACGGCGGCGGCCGAGCTGTCCCAGGAGCCGCCGAGGAAGTGAATGCCGAGGAAGGGCGGCTCGACGGGAACCAGAAACTCCCAGGAGAGAGTCAGGCGTCCGGAGGTTGGGGCCTTGTCTTTCCAGGGGAATACCAGACTCGAACTTTTGTTAAGGGCCGGAGAGTTGTCGTGGATGGCGATCACGTTGAGGCGATCTTTTCCGGTGGCGGTGGACTCGGAGCCGGGGAATTGATCGGTGATCTCGATGCGGCCGAATTCGCGTTCAGACGGACCTTCCCACGGAATGATGTGCGGGTAGCGGCCGGAAGCTACGTGGCCAACGGGCAGGGAATCGAAGTTCTCTTTGACGAGCGTTTGGGCGGTGAGTGAGGGCAATGGCAGAGTAACCAAAAGTGCGACAAGCATTGCGGATGCGTTAATGAGTGCGGTGGTATTCATGGAGAGAGAAATGCGTATTCGGATTGCGAGGAAGGATTGGGCGCGGCTGTTTTGATTCCCGGCTTAGAACGCCCGCTCTTCGTTATCCCCGGTTTTAAGCAGATAGTAGTTGAGGCCGTCTTTCGGGATTGCTTCGACATGACCGTCCACGAACAAGACGTTGTCGCGTCCTTTGTGCCAGAGTGCCTGGAAATCCCGATACATGTAGGCGTAGTTGCGAATGAATACAGTGCCGGTGTTTGAATCGACGACGAGGGCGGTGATGCTGGGGCGCGTGAATTGGGTGATGCTTCGGGCTGTTGAGATATCGGTGTCGTTATCGCCAAAGCAGTTCATGCTGTAGGAGAGACGCGGGATGTCGCCGGGGCCGTCCATGTTATAATTGCCTTTGCCAGGATCGTGAAAAACGCCGCCATAAATCGCGGATATTTTCCCGTTAAAATCGCTGACCGCCGGTTTTTTGTTTTCCATGTAAGGCTGGAGGGCGGTCATCCAGACATCATTGTACCAATCGCCGCCTGATGCGCGTGGCGGCGGAAAAAATCCCTTGTTGGCCTCCGCGTAAAGCGACATGGCGACACCGATTTGGCGCAGGTTGCTTTTGCAAACGGCGGCGCGACCGCTTTTGCGAACTTCACCAACCGTGGGAATGAGGATGGCGGCGAGGATGCCGATGATGGCGATGACGGTGAGCAGCTCAATGAGGGTGAATCCACGCCGGATAGAGGATTGGCATATGTTGGTGATGGGCGGGAATTGGATATGCGTTGCCATGGGAAGAAGCAGAGTTTGGGTGGACGGGGAAAAAGCCGGATTCGAATGGAGAAGTGAATTGGGGTTACCTTACAGGCGGGTTTTAGAAAGGCAGGGAAAGAAATGGTTGCCATGTAAACCTGCTGCGAGGCCCCTCTTGTAAGGTGATCAGTTTGGCGGTGAAGAGAGAGGGGCGGCAATCAGGGGACGGAGGAGACTCGCTTTTGGAATCGGGCGCTTTTTGGTTTGCGGAGGCGGCCAGCAAGGACGGTTTCCTGGTCATGGGCGAAGGGTGTTGTCGGGCCATTTCATGAGGTAATAATTCACACCATTTTGGGGCAGGGCTTCAACGTGGCCGTCGGCACGTACAGTTCGCCGGAGCTGAGACCTTTTGATGGTAAGGGGGACCGAGGCTTGCGGGCTCTGAAAGCTGCCGCCGGCAACGGCGCAGGCGAAAAGGTTGTCCTGCGTGGCCGTGGACGGATAGGCGGCATCGCCGGTGGGGTTGGCTGTTCCCGATGAGGGATTGGCGTCTCCGAATGCAGTGCAACTAAGGGTGAGCGGAGTCGCGGCGCCGGTGCTGTCGATGAGCGGGACATTGGAGCCCCCTCCGGGGACGGTGATGTTGTTCCAGCCAGGTACGGTTGTCGGGTTGGCAGATGATCCGAAGTCGATATAGATCGTAGCGGAATGGCATGCAAGCGGAGCAAGCAACGAGAACGCCAGGATTTTGAGGAATGTTTTCATGGTTTTTGATGTAATGTTTGGGTGGACTGACGAGGTGAGGACGGCACTTTGGCGGGTGTCGATTTGGTCTGTAAAACCAGATAGCCATGTTTTCGATACAAACTGTATCTATATAGTTGTGACATTCAGCATGATGATCCGGCCATTGCCGGGTGGATACAATGAAGGCGCACCGGATGCGGGTGCGTCTTTTTTCAATACGGATGATTCGATTATTGGGATGAGGGGGAGGACGGTTCAGCGAGAGGCTGATATCGGAGCGTTATGCGCCTTGGAATGGACGGAGTCGGCGGTCTTTTTTCCTCGGTGCATAATGAGAGGTGCTGTGGCGTATATCATTGGCCGTTACCTGAGCGGAGCGCCGCTTTGTGGCGGCGTCGCCAGAAAGCGAGGCAGATCGCGCATGCGCCGAAGAGCGCGGCATAGGTGACGGGCTCGGGGATGTTCCCTGTTGTGAGGGTGGCGCTCAGTTGCTCGACAGGCGACGAGCCCCCTGTCGGAATGGAAAATGCATAAAGGCTGTAGAGACCGCCAGTATCGGCAGGGGCCACCCACGCCATCATAGAATTATCAACTATTGCATCCGAGCGAAAAAAACCGTAGTTTAAGCCTGATGTGACGATGGAACCTGCATCCGTAACGGTCGGAAACCAGTAGAATGCCAGCAGGTCACCAACATTAAGACCAGGAATATCGGAATATGAATATGTGCTCAAAGTTCCTCCAAAACCGTTTACCCCGCCCAGATCAACAGCGGTGTAAGTATTGAGAATATATACATTGTCCGCGCCAAAAGTGGAGCCGGTCGAGAAAGTGGACCCGACAAGCGCCTCGTCTTGGGCGAAACCCGCCCCAGTGGTATCGACGACCAAGACACCGATCACACCAAGAGCCACCGGCGCGCCGGATGCATCGAATGTCTCAATCTGAAAATCTATGGCAATATTCGCAAGTGACATGCCTGCGCTTGCACATATAATCAGGAAGAGCTTCGTGGTTTTATTCAACATGATCATTGTTTTATTCATATCTATTTTGTTGTTTTGGTTATTCTGACATCAATATAATGGATTGTTGGTGAAATAAGAAACACCTCCGTCTGTTGTCGGATATTTTCGGATCACCAGCCCCGCGCCAACCGGGATTATGTAATCGTTGGAGACAGGGAATCCCGATGTGCTTTCCACCCAATTGTTACCTGTCCTAAAAAATGATCTGGAAGGAGCCTTGTTGAGCGATGCTGCCTCGTTGTCGAAAACGAGAACTTCGTCCCTACGCTGTAGGCCAAGGGTACCGTTGCTGGGAACGAAGGCGTTTTCCAACCCGAGTTGGTCGAGACGCAACTCCATCGGCCGCTGTATAAACAGCCAAGTGTCCTGCTTGTTATCCGCAAGAGATGACAGAAAAATGGAAATTGGATGGAGATTAACACTGGCGAGCGATTCCATCACTGTGTCGCTGCTGACCGTGGCAGGATGGCGGATAATGAAACAGACGTCAGGCAAGAGTATCCGG harbors:
- a CDS encoding N-terminal cleavage protein, whose protein sequence is MNPAATSAPITRPCLRNARTAARPAASAFTLIELLTVIAIIGILAAIIIPTVSKVRESARKAANASNIRQLAIAHMMCRQENKGVFPARKSGDPRLILNSNGALDNVGYLLPYLSLQEQYNNPSSLTRTPDVLMCPFYQRDSNGSSGGLQHTIAYQKTLMAGYQINLYSFSPPYSGYAEYRDSDIPARRAIVADLTHWWDGSLDGIIKNDRKPWDGKGFHVGTWSGSARWIKLTGSNIAGGVAPGGNPPSGGRSQWEGLDNY
- a CDS encoding transcriptional regulator, which produces MDNATSNNSSLPSATPAASSFEWEPLIRAIVIDREGGIPLHVQIRTSLRRILQTVPAHVEKLPAENTLMTLLGVSQATIRTALDGLVNEGLILRRRALGTLITRNRPNTLSPFTPASGQARIAPATTQAVSRIALIFPGNDNYSNSAHLTAITTQANARGTKVSLVAITRGDDWQSTRSRIDFSPAEGGVLFLGGFPPATIHDLHNILATQGYRTAAIGLPLEGCSCPAVGIDNRACVRTGLEHLRDAGHQRIAFLVGEPEQHPEVVERVRHFEELARELGLPRAEVIHGGCVFGDDPSEVSGRAVTALWKQRAPNKRPTALFGVSDACVVGALYSLAHLGVRIPDDVSLLGYDGTPLTQAVQPRLATLVTPMDTSAAALLSLLDEPRSTDDSTESPPRQILIAPQFRPGPSLSKC
- a CDS encoding transcriptional regulator; translated protein: MVSSNLITPVTTTSAAPRKASGGRVTASVLNKMGDHRETNSPAWNWEENLRSIVLDRDNGIPLHVQLRASLRRVIRSTPAHVEKLTPENTLIDLLNVSQATVRRALDGLVEEGLIQRKRALGTVITRRPASDTTLRNIAVIAPNFPSYSNSAHLAALTARTSAQGATLTLISFNRGDDWQTCKRQISFGPSEGGVVFLGNTPHATIDLHNLLAQEGYRTVHIGPPLPGCSCNSVGISNPAFIRLGLQHLTRAGHRHILFLVSEPEEVPEVIERVACFEQISRELGLDVPSEAEVLHCGAHVWENSSEASAHTIKNLWQQRPANRRPTAIFGISDDAAAGALFGLSRLGVRVPEDISLLGYDGSELTRIVQPKLATLVTPMDKFAAAVLRLLNTGAQDRQILINPDFREGESLRPRMP
- a CDS encoding glycoside hydrolase family 10; amino-acid sequence: MKFSHPPLRLVSLAALTALACIVDPVASHAANPPGTRPPSAIRKIRTGQPVEVYAPGESLKWRITLVNPSTTTPLSGSRLVWTVSAWPQANPSDTPAPSGEIPVPAIPPGDNAVINLDHTPSALGWHEVALELRDTSDALIDRQTRTFSVGHTPRSTGRHFRYGLCSHMRRHIGTPLFEKEAALADRLGIDIIRTELAGWESTQPSEGQWNWKAADQVLDTLTPLGIEIQPIFAYTTRWASTGDPNAKDWNDWNKTAPRLTPWHTYVRTVMERYGERARYWEIWNEPDISFWRATTEQYIELFNTSSALIKKASPRAQVLNGGLAMVKRQPNPDFVQTFVARADKSNWDVFAYHDYHTFAQFLTRRAEVGEHLANLSPDMPLWINEGGHHTLLAGGEHEQALTLVKKLTTSPAQGISAYFWYNLRDDGLDPREPEHHFGLTRYDGQPKPAWSAYQNLIRELGSARYHSSLPAAELPPGTWAHLYERTDSPAGQHASHVLVLWQEGSSRNVPVWLGTDNSQARITQVLNLMGNPLPASITDQGAVIDLSREPVYVHINHDQAPRLVIKPILDAPPLLVLIPDAPSPLRIQISNPLAAAATAQLRLTSDLPGLTLPADHPPITLKPGETVRQSLDLHLAPASPPPSSNDKHRPVLNLHLSIPEAGLDLPARIPLVLAKQVPALASGSGIGSLPPLARLDRQTDIFNLYSAEPLPAMHWHGPGDLSATARIAHDGAALHIEVVARDDVHHQTNIREELWAGDSLQIGIRLLETDSGYIELGLALGNDGKTGGWVFSTTPDSALPLGRLDPPVNYTVSRDQSAAATYRIRLPWAALGGKDGKPPSDSFRLTFIVNDNDAKGRKQWVKLSDGLGDQKTPDLWPIFVCP